Proteins from a genomic interval of Schistocerca nitens isolate TAMUIC-IGC-003100 unplaced genomic scaffold, iqSchNite1.1 HiC_scaffold_468, whole genome shotgun sequence:
- the LOC126232263 gene encoding repetitive organellar protein-like produces the protein MDYIISKRYRKVSKRYRKNRYIVKYRYIEKYRYIEKYRKDIEKYRKDIEKYQKDIEKYRKDIQKYRKDIEKYRKDIEKYRKDIEKYRKIFEKYRKDIEKYRKDIEKYRKDIEKYRKVPKRYRKVPERYRKVPKRYRKVPKRYRKVPKRYGKVSKRYRKVSKRYRKNRYIVKYRYIEKYRYIEKYRKDIEKYRKDIEKYRKDIEKYRKDIQKYRKDIEKYRKDIEKYRKDIEKYRKIFEKYRKDIDKYRKDIDKYLYIMKISIYNEKYRKDIDKYRKDIDKYRKDIEKYPKDIDKYRNFIDKYRKDIEKYRKDIEKYRKDIEKYRKDIEKISKSIEKISKSIEKISKSTEKISKNIDISKRKVSIYNEKYRYIMKSIEYNEKYRKDIEKYRKDIKKYRKDIEKYRKDIEKYRYIDKYRKVPKRYPKVPKRYPKVPKRYRKVPKRYRKVPKRYRKYRFIEKYRYIDKYRYIEKYRKDIEKNRKDIEKYRKDIEKYLYIMKNIDKYRKDIDKYRKDIDKYRKDIEKYRKVSKSIEKISKRYRKVSKRYRKVSIYIEKYLYISKSIYIYRKVSIYNEKYRYIIKISIYKYRKDIEKYRKDIEKYRKDIEKNRKDIEKYRKDIEKYRKDIEKYRKDIEKYRKDFEKYRKVIEKYRKDIDKYRKDIDKYRKDIDKYRKDIDKYRKDIEKYRKDIEKYRKDIEKYRKDIEKYRKVSKRYRKVSKRSKSIEKISKSIDISKSIDISKNIEKNRKDIEKYRKDIEKYRKDIEKYRKDIEKYRKDFEKYRKDFEKYRKDIEKYRKVIEKYRKDIDKYRKDIDKYRKDIDKYRKDIEKYRKDIEKYRKDIEKYRKDIEKYRKDFENYRKDIEKYRKDIEKYRKDIEKYRKDIEKYRKDIEKYRCIDKYRYIDNIEKISKSIEKISKSIEKISKSIIKIEKYRKDIEKYRYIEKKDIEKYRKDIDKYRNDIEKYRKDIEKYRKDIEKYRKDIEKYRKDIEKYRKDIEKYRKDFEKYRKDIEKYRKDIEKYRKDIENYRKDIEKYRKDIEKYRKDIEKYQKDIDKYRKDIDKYRKDIDKYREDIEKYRKDIEKYRKDIEKYRKVSKRYRKVSKRYRKVSKRYRKYRKDIDKIRKDIDKYRKDIDKYRKDIDKYRKDIDKFQKDIEKYRKDIEKYRKVIEKYRKDIEKYRKVIEKYRKDIEKYRKDIEKYRKDIEKYRKDIEKYRKDIEKYRKVIEKYRKDIEKYRKVIEKYRKDIEKYRKDIEKISKNIDKYRKDIDKYRKDIEKYRKDIEKYRKDIKKYRKDIEKYRKDIEKYRNDIEKYRKDIEKYRYIEKYRKVPKRYPKVPKRDRKVPKRYRKVSKRHRKVSKRYRKDIEKYRKDIEKYLYISKSIYIYRKVSIYNEKYRYIIKISIYKYRKDIEKYRKDIEKYRKDIEKNRKDIEKYRKDIEKYRKDIEKYRKDIEKYRKDFEKYRKDFEKYRKDIEKYRKVIEKYRKDIEKYHKDRKYRYIDKYRKGIEKYRNDIEKYRKDIEKYRKDIEKYRKDIEKYRKDIEKYRKDGYHI, from the exons atggattatatcatatcgaaaagatatcgaaaagtatcgaaaagatatcgaaaa aatcgatatatcgtaaagtatcgatatatcgaaaagtaccgatatatcgaaaagtaccgaaaagatatcgaaaagtatcgaaaagatatcgaaaagtaccaaaaagatatcgaaaagtaccgaaaagatatccaaaagtaccgaaaagatatcgaaaagtaccgaaaagatatcgaaaagtaccgaaaagatatcgaaaagtaccgaaaaatttttgaaaagtatcgaaaagatatcgaaaagtatcgaaaagatatcgaaaagtatcgtaaagatatcgaaaa gtatcgaaaagtaccgaaaagatatcgaaaagtaccggaaagatatcgaaaagtaccgaaaagatatcgaaaagtaccgaaaagatatcgaaaagtaccgaaaagatatggaaaagtatcgaaaagatatcgaaaagtatcgaaaagatatcgaaaa aatcgatatatcgtaaagtatcgatatatcgaaaagtaccgatatatcgaaaagtaccgaaaagatatcgaaaagtatcgaaaagatatcgaaaagtaccgaaaagatatcgaaaagtaccgaaaagatatccaaaagtaccgaaaagatatcgaaaagtaccgaaaagatatcgaaaagtaccgaaaagatatcgaaaagtaccgaaaaattttcgaaaagtatcgaaaagatatcgataagtatcgaaaagatatcgataagtatttatatataatgaaaa tatcgatatataatgaaaagtatcgaaaagatatcgataagtatcgaaaagatatcgataagtatcgaaaagatatcgagaagtatccaaaagatatcgataagtatcgaaattttatagataagtatcgaaaagatatcgaaaagtatcgaaaagatatcgaaaagtatcgaaaagacatcgaaaagtatcgaaaagatatcgaaaagatatcgaaaagtatcgaaaagatatcgaaaagtatcgaaaagatatcgaaaagtaccgaaaaaatatcgaaaaatatcgatatatcgaaaa gaaaagtatcgatatataatgaaaagtatcgatatataatgaaaagtatcgaatataatgaaaagtatcgaaaagatatcgaaaagtatcgaaaagatatcaaaaagtatcgaaaagatatcgaaaagtatcgaaaagatatcgaaaagtatcgatatatcgataa atatcgaaaagtgccgaaaagatatccaaaagtaccgaaaagatatccaaaagtaccgaaaagatatcgaaaagtaccgaaaagatatcgaaaagtaccgaaaagatatcgaaaa tatcgatttatcgaaaagtaccgatatatcgataagtaccgatatatcgaaaagtaccgaaaagatatcgaaaagaatcgaaaagatatcgaaaagtatcgaaaagatatcgaaaagtatctatatataatgaaaa atatcgataagtatcgaaaagatatagataagtatcgaaaagatatcgataagtatcgaaaagatatcgaaaagtatcgaaaagtatcgaaaagtatcgaaaagatatcgaaaagatatcgaaaagtatcgaaaagatatcgaaaagtatctatatatatcgaaaagtatctatatatatcgaaaagtatctatatatatcgaaaagtatctatatataatgaaaagtatcgatatataattaaaa tatcgatatataagtaccgaaaagatatcgaaaagtaccgaaaagatatcgaaaagtaccgaaaagatatcgaaaagaaccggaaagatatcgaaaagtaccgaaaagatatcgaaaagtaccgaaaagatatcgaaaagtaccgaaaagatatcgaaaagtaccgaaaagatttcgaaaagtaccgaaaagttatcgaaaagtaccgaaaagatatcgacaagtaccgaaaagatatcgacaagtaccgaaaagatatcgacaagtaccgaaaagatatcgacaagtaccgaaaagatatcgaaaagtatcgaaaagatatcgaaaagtatcgaaaagatatcgaaaagtatcgtaaagatatcgaaaa atatcgaaaagtatcgaaaagatatcgaaaagtatcgaaaagatcgaaaagtatcgaaaagatatcgaaaagtatcgatatatcgaaaagtatcgatatatcgaaaa atatcgaaaagaaccggaaagatatcgaaaagtaccgaaaagatatcgaaaagtaccgaaaagatatcgaaaagtaccgaaaagatatcgaaaagtaccgaaaagatttcgaaaagtaccgaaaagatttcgaaaagtaccgaaaagatatcgaaaagtaccgaaaagttatcgaaaagtaccgaaaagatatcgacaagtaccgaaaagatatcgacaagtaccgaaaagatatcgacaagtaccgaaaagatatcgaaaagtaccgaaaagatatcgaaaagtaccgaaaagatatcgaaaagtaccgaaaagatatcgaaaagtaccgaaaagatttcgaaaattaccgaaaagatatcgaaaagtatcgaaaagatatcgaaaagtatcgaaaagatatcgaaaagtatcgtaaagatatcgaaaagtatcgaaaagatatcgaaaagtatcgatgtatagataagtatcgatatatcgataa tatcgaaaagatatcgaaaagtatcgaaaagatatcgaaaagtatcgaaaagatatcgaaaagtatcataaagatcgaaaagtatcgaaaagatatcgaaaagtatcgatatatcgaaaa aaaagatatcgaaaagtaccgaaaagatatcgataagtaccggaatgatatcgaaaagtaccgaaaagatatcgaaaagtaccgaaaagatatcgaaaagtaccgaaaagatatcgaaaagtaccgaaaagatatcgaaaagtaccgaaaagatatcgaaaagtaccgaaaagatttcgaaaagtaccgaaaagatatcgaaaagtaccgaaaagatatcgaaaagtaccgaaaagatatcgaaaattaccgtaaagatatcgaaaagtaccgaaaagatatcgaaaagtaccgaaaagatatcgaaaagtaccaaaaagatatcgacaagtaccgaaaagatatcgacaagtaccgaaaagatatcgacaagtaccgagaagatatcgaaaagtaccgaaaagatatcgaaaagtatcgaaaagatatcgaaaa atatcgaaaagtatcgaaaagatatcgaaaagtatcgaaaagatatcgaaaagtatcgaaaagatatcgaaaa tatcgaaaagatatcgataagattcgaaaagatatcgataagtatcgaaaagatatcgataagtatcgaaaagatatcgataagtatcgaaaagatatagataagtttcaaaaagatatcgaaaagtatcgaaaagacatcgaaaagtatcgaaaagttatcgaaaagtatcgaaaagatatcgaaaagtatcgaaaagttatcgaaaagtatcgaaaagatatcgaaaagtatcgaaaagatatcgaaaagtaccgaaaagatatcgaaaagtatcgaaaagatatcgaaaagtatcgaaaagatatcgaaaa atatcgaaaagttatcgaaaagtatcgaaaagatatcgaaaagtatcgaaaagttatcgaaaagtatcgaaaagatatcgaaaagtatcgaaaagatatcgaaaagatatcgaaaa atatcgataagtaccgaaaagatatcgataagtaccgaaaagatatcgaaaagtaccgaaaagatatcgaaaagtatcgaaaagatatcaaaaagtatcgaaaagatatcgaaaagtatcgaaaagatatcgaaaagtatcgaaatgatatcgaaaagtatcgaaaagatatcgaaaagtatcgatatatcgaaaa atatcgaaaagtgccgaaaagatatccaaaagtaccgaaaagagatcgaaaagtaccgaaaagatatcgaaaagtatcgaaaagacatcgaaaagtatcgaaaagatatcgaaaagatatcgaaaagtatcgaaaagatatcgaaaagtatctatatatatcgaaaagtatctatatatatcgaaaagtatctatatataatgaaaagtatcgatatataattaaaa tatcgatatataagtaccgaaaagatatcgaaaagtaccgaaaagatatcgaaaagtaccgaaaagatatcgaaaagaaccggaaagatatagaaaagtaccgaaaagatatcgaaaagtaccgaaaagatatcgaaaagtaccgaaaagatatcgaaaagtaccgaaaagatttcgaaaagtaccgaaaagatttcgaaaagtaccgaaaagatatcgaaaagtaccgaaaagttatcgaaaagtaccgaaaagatatcgaaaagtatcataaagatcgaaaa tatcgatatatcgataagtatagaaaaggtatcgaaaagtaccgaaatgatatcgaaaagtaccggaaagatatcgaaaagtaccgaaaagatatcgaaaagtaccgaaaagatatcgaaaagtaccgaaaagatatcgaaaagtatcgaaaagatggttatcacatttag
- the LOC126232264 gene encoding golgin subfamily A member 6-like protein 7, translating to MDYIISKRYRKDIEKYRNDIEKYRKDIEIIDISKSTDNRKVPKRYRKVPKRYPKVPKRYLKVPKRYRKVPKRYRKVPKNFRKVSKRYRKVSKRYRKYRKDIEKYRKDIEKYRKDIEKYRKDIKKYRKDIEKYRKDIEKYRKDFEKYRKDIEKYRKDIEKYRKYIEKYRKDIEKYRKDIEKYRKDIEKYRKDIEKYRKDIDKYRKDIEKYRKDIEKYRKDIEKYR from the exons atggattatatcatatcgaaaagatatcgaaaagatatcgaaaagtatcgaaatgatatcgaaaagtatcgaaaagatatcgaaat tatcgatatatcgaaaagtaccgataatcgaaaagtaccaaaaagatatcgaaaagtaccgaaaagatatccaaaagtaccgaaaagatatctaaaagtaccgaaaagatatcgaaaagtaccgaaaagatatcgaaaagtaccgaaaaattttcgaaaagtatcgaaaagatatcgaaaagtatcgaaaagatatcgaaaa taccgaaaagatatcgaaaagtaccgaaaagatatcgaaaagtaccgaaaagatatcgaaaagtaccgaaaagatatcaaaaagtaccgaaaagatatcgaaaagtaccgaaaagatatcgaaaagtaccgaaaagatttcgaaaagtaccgaaaagatatcgaaaagtaccgaaaagatatcgaaaagtaccgaaaatatatcgaaaagtaccgaaaagatatcgaaaagtaccgaaaagatatcgaaaagtaccgaaaagatatcgaaaagtaccgaaaagatatcgaaaagtaccgaaaagatatcgacaagtaccgaaaagatatcgaaaagtaccgaaaagatatcgaaaagtatcgaaaagatatcgaaaagtatcgttaa
- the LOC126232266 gene encoding golgin subfamily A member 6-like protein 7 has translation MEKYRYNEKYRYIEKYQYIENTDISISTDISKSTEKISKSIEKISKSSDIISKSIEKISKSIEKISKNIDKYRKDIDKYRKDIDKYRKDIDKFRKDIEKYRKDIEKYRKDIEKYRKDIEKYRKDIEKYRKDIEKYRTDIEKYRKDIEKYLYISKISIYKYRKDIEKYRKDIEKYRKDIEKYRKDIEKYRKDIKKYRYIDKKDIEKYRKDIDKYRNDIEKYRKDIEKYRKDIEKYRKDIEKYRKDIEKYRKDIEKYRKDFEKYRKDIERYRKDIEKYRKDIENYRKDIEKYRKDIEKYRKDIENTKKISTSTEKISTSTEKISTSTEKISKSTEKISKSIEKISKSIEKISKSIAKISKSIEKISKSIDISISIDISKNIDKIRKDIDKYRKDIDKYRKDIDKYRKDIDKFQKDIEKYRKDIEKYRKVIEKYRKDIEKYRKVIEKYRKDIEKYRKDIEKYRKDIEKYLYISKISIYKYRKDIEKYRKDIEKYRKDIEKYRKDIEKYRKYIEKYRKDIKKYRKDIEKYRKDIEKYRKVPKRYPKVPKRYRKVPKRYRKVPKIYRKVSKRYRKVSKRYRKVSKRYRKVSKRYRKYRKDIDKYRKDIDKYRKDIDKYRKDIDKYRKDIDKYRKGIDKYRKDIEKYRKDIEKYRKDIEKYRKDIEKISKSIEKISKSIEKISKSIYIYRKYRKDIEKYRKDIEKYRKDIEKYRKDIKKYRKDIEKYRKDIEKYRKDFEKYRKDIEKYRKDIEKYRKYIEKYRKDIEKYRKDIEKYRKDIEKYRKDIEKYRKDIDKYRKDIEKYRKDIEKYRKDIEKYR, from the exons atggagaagtatcgatataacgagaagtatcgatatatcgaaaagtatcaatatatcgaaaa taccgatatatcgataagtaccgatatatcgaaaagtaccgaaaagatatcgaaaagtatcgaaaagatatcgaaaagtagcgatataatatcgaaaagtatcgaaaagatatcgaaaagtatcgaaaagatatcgaaaa atatcgataagtatcgaaaagatatcgataagtatcgaaaagatatcgataagtatcgaaaagatatagataagtttcgaaaagatatcgaaaagtatcgaaaagacatcgaaaagtatcgaaaagatatcgaaaagtatcgaaaagatatcgaaaagtatcgaaaagatatcgaaaagtatcgaaaagatatcgaaaagtatcgaacagatatcgaaaagtatcgaaaagatatcgaaaagtatctatatatatcgaaaa tatcgatatataagtaccgaaaagatatcgaaaagtaccgaaaagatatcgaaaagtaccgaaaagatatcgaaaagtatcgaaaagatatcgaaaagtatcgaaaagatatcaaaaagtatcgatatatcgataa aaaagatatcgaaaagtaccgaaaagatatcgataagtaccggaatgatatcgaaaagtaccgaaaagatatcgaaaagtaccgaaaagatatcgaaaagtaccgaaaagatatcgaaaagtaccgaaaagatatcgaaaagtaccgaaaagatatcgaaaaataccgaaaagatttcgaaaagtaccgaaaagatatcgaaaggtaccgaaaagatatcgaaaagtaccgaaaagatatcgaaaattaccgtaaagatatcgaaaagtaccgaaaagatatcgaaaagtaccgaaaagatatcgaaaataccaaaaagatatcgacaagtaccgaaaagatatcgacaagtaccgaaaagatatcgacaagtaccgagaagatatcgaaaagtaccgaaaagatatcgaaaagtatcgaaaagatatcgaaaagtattgaaaagatatcgaaaagtatcgcaaagatatcgaaaagtatcgaaaagatatcgaaaagtatcgatatatcgataagtatcgatatatcgaaaa atatcgataagattcgaaaagatatcgataagtatcgaaaagatatcgataagtatcgaaaagatatcgataagtatcgaaaagatatagataagtttcaaaaagatatcgaaaagtatcgaaaagacatcgaaaagtatcgaaaagttatcgaaaagtatcgaaaagatatcgaaaagtatcgaaaagttatcgaaaagtatcgaaaagatatcgaaaagtatcgaaaagatatcgaaaagtatcgaaaagatatcgaaaagtatctatatatatcgaaaa tatcgatatataagtaccgaaaagatatcgaaaagtaccgaaaagatatcgaaaagtaccgaaaagatatcgaaaagtatcgaaaagatatcgaaaagtatcgaaaatatatcgaaaagtatcgaaaagatatcaaaaagtatcgaaaagatatcgaaaagtatcgaaaagatatcgaaaa atatcgaaaagtaccgaaaagatatccaaaagtaccgaaaagatatcgaaaagtaccgaaaaggtatcgaaaagtaccgaaaatatatcgaaaagtatcgaaaagatatcgaaaagtatcgaaaagatatcgaaaagtatcgaaaagatatcgaaaagtatcgaaaagatatcgaaaa tatcgaaaagatatcgataagtatcgaaaagatatcgataagtatcgaaaagatatcgataagtatcgaaaagatatcgataagtatcgaaaagatatagataagtatcgaaaaggtatcgataagtatcgaaaagatatcgaaaagtatcgaaaagatatcgaaaagtatcgaaaagacatcgaaaagtatcgaaaagatatcgaaaagatatcgaaaagtatcgaaaagatatcgaaaagtatcgaaaagatatcgaaaagtatctatatatatcgaaaa taccgaaaagatatcgaaaagtaccgaaaagatatcgaaaagtaccgaaaagatattgaaaagtaccgaaaagatatcaaaaagtaccgaaaagatatcgaaaagtaccgaaaagatatcgaaaagtaccgaaaagatttcgaaaagtaccgaaaagatatcgaaaagtaccgaaaagatatcgaaaagtaccgaaaatatatcgaaaagtaccgaaaagatatcgaaaagtaccgaaaagatatcgaaaagtaccgaaaagatatcgaaaagtaccgaaaagatatcgaaaagtaccgaaaagatatcgacaagtaccgaaaagatatcgaaaagtaccgaaaagatatcgaaaagtatcgaaaagatatcgaaaagtatcgttaa